A segment of the Arachis hypogaea cultivar Tifrunner chromosome 5, arahy.Tifrunner.gnm2.J5K5, whole genome shotgun sequence genome:
GTTGGTGCTTAATTATGTTTGTTAATGCAGGTTGATTAtgcttgttatttaaatttaaattacgaAAAATTCCTCCTCAATAGAAATCTTAGGAGTTTCAatttatgcatatgattaaaATAATTCCTCCTTAATTTCTACTGCTCTCTTCCTTCCCATATCTTGCACAGGTTCCAGAGATTCTGGAGAACATTAAAATAAAGAAGTTTGTATTAATCCATGGAGAAGGTTTTGGAGCATGGTGTTGGTACAAGACTGTTGCCCTACTGGAAGAATCAGGCCTGCTTCCCGTTGCCTTAGATCTTACCGGTTCTGGAATTGATCTCACTGATGCTAACAGTGTCACAACATTGGCAGAATATTCAAAACCTTTAACTGATTATCTTGTGAACCTTCCGGATGATGAAAAGGTTTGAAACTGTgacattgaaaatattttatctttgacACATCTCATTACCCTATGTTAATCTATATATTTAATGAAAATGGAAATCTTGCAGGTTATTCTTATTGGTCATAGCATTGGTGGTGCCTGCATTTCTTATGCATTGGAACATTATTCACAGAAGATTTCAAAAGCTATTTTCCTTTGTGCTACGATGGTGACTGATGGCCAAAGGCCTTTTGATGTTTTCGCTGACGAGGTACCTGGTTAATTTCTTTGTGATGATCAGTTGAACTTTTTAGGGTTCACTTATGGTGAATAGATCCTCCAATCAACCTTTGATTAATGATAACACATGCtaaaacatttttatataatatgtagTGTCCCAACTAAGCATTCCAACTACGTAACCATTCATTTGGCAATTATGTTTTTTATGTGGAGTATAAGTTGCCGACCATGCGGCACAAATAGTTCAGGAACCTTGGGTTGGAATAGATCACTTCTTAGAGGCTGATAATATAGAATGGTTTTCCTAAGGTCTTACATCTTTCCTTTTACTTCTGTCTTTGGGTAGTGCAACCTCAAATACCTTACTAGCTTATCATTGGGTTGCATTTTACTCTATCATCACAAATTTACAATGTCATGACTGTTTGTTTTCAATAACTCAGATTCTAGAATTTGATGTCTTAACTAATTTTCTGGCAAACTGTATGGTTTTCCCCCCTTTTTACCATCTTAAATACATAAATTTCTAGTGTTTTATTGCTCTAATGTGCCACATAGTGGTGTCACCGTCCATGACTATTGTAAAACGATGCTTTGAGACAACTTATGAAAATCTTAATGTTTTGATTAACCTTGTTTTGCATTTTACCATGAAGAACGTGTAATTTTTCTCACATGATCTACTCTGCAGCTTGGCTCCGCTGAACATTTTATGAAAGAATCCAAGTTTTTGATACATGGGAATGGTAAAGAAAAGCCCCCCACAGGATTTATGTTTGAGAAAGAGCAGATGAAAGGGTTATATTTTAACCAGTCCCCATCTAAGGTATGATGGATGCAACTCTATTTCTAACATTTTCCTCCTAGATTCTTTGGTTTCTATATAGTGGTGGTCTCTTCTGGTATAATTGTTTATGTTgccttttcctttttgtttttgttttgtttttttttctttttcattctttcttaaTTTGGAGAGGTTTATTCTTGAAACATTGCTCTGTGTAAGGGCCAGCAATACCTGATTGGATTAAGAATTCATCAACCTTCTGACATGCTGCAAACccgttcatttttttttatttcacctccaatttatgttttattaagCCAAAGCTCTGAAATGTAGCTCATGCATTATTAACATCGACTTTCCTTTTGGATCAATGTGTTTGATGTGTGCTGGAGGGAGCAGTTTTTCTTTGACTGCTTTGAAGGGTTTGGATGAAATATGTATGGAGAATAAAAGTCTAAAATTTTGTGGCACTATGTGGTGTTTGTAATTATGTGTTTTATTTGGGGGTTTTGCTAGGTAAACAATAACTTTTGTGAACAATAGGCTCTAGAATTgacccaataaagtaaaaaaaaacacTCTACTCTCAAATTATCCCCTAAACCCTAACATTAGGATAACCATCCAcacacctaatgaattgaacatccaccCATTATTAATTATGCATGAGTAAACCGAATCAAAAtgaataaccatccaattaaaaataatgaacataatcattTGCATACttattgaattgaacatccgacatatttattgttcacattgtttagtactctcattgtctacctatacttttcctttatttggttgAAGTCCCTTGCCCCTAATTTCATCTTGGTTAAGAATATTTGCCTTTTGCCGTTCTTTATAttcttactttttattatatttcttttaattaaagtcattttaaatgttaaaagcatttttcttaaatataatttttgtaatttgtgcTTATTGAAAgtcacttttattttgattttccaaATATAGTTGTTACCAAAAGCTATCTTTAATATGCTAATTTAGTCattttgaaaagacaaaactttACCAAAATAGGTTCTTGTTCTACAAAGCTTACATGGAAAAActacaagcacaggatgaccttggaaaatataaatatttgaaaaattaaaatactcaACTATAAATTAGGTTTGTAACAATTTGAATTAGCTTTTTGCAAGTTACCATGAGTACATATTATTTCCTTATTGAGGGCTggtttggcaattttttttttaaaaataatttattaaagctGACTTCGGAAAGATAGCCTTTTAAAAAtggtaatatttattttaataaatcaaactaaaaatgacttttaataagcACAAGTAATAAAAATCTgttttggtaaaataatttttagaatttaaataaacCATGCTAGATATAAGTATAATGATAAATTTTGATAAGTACACGTTAACTTTAGAAAGCACCTCCTTATATGTTTTAAAAAACACTTTGAATTTTTAAACACTTATCAAACACAAAATGAAATGTTCACCTCTTCAAAAGGTTTTATCAAATTAAGCCTGAATCCATTAAATTTGAAACTAGGTATTTTTCAATTTCAGGATGTTGCTTTAGCCATGGTTTCCATGAGACCTAGCCCTCTTGGCCCTATCATGGAGAAGCTATCTTTATCGCCCAACAAATATGGTAGAGGCCACCGGTTTTACATTCAGACATTGGATGATCGTGCCCTTTCACCAGATGTTCAAGAGAAGCTGGTGAGGGAAAACCCACCTGAAggagttttcaaaatcaaaggcAGTGACCACTGTCCTTTCTTCTCCAAGCCACAATCTCTGCACAAAATTTTGGTGGAAATAGCTCAAATTCCATAGGTTAATGGTGAACATGATTTGATGTATCTATCTTTGCATTATTAACGATTATAGTTGTATGTGTAGTACAGTGGAAGAAGCCTAATTGGGAGGAGTATTTCATTTTTACTTCTACATCATGAAATCTTAAATAGGAAGGGGCATGATTTAATTTCCTGACTTGTAAGTGACTTGTGTAAGCTTCGGGTATATTtcatttgttttattattattattattattattattattattattattattattattattattattattagtgtatCAATAAATACTAATGtgtctataatttatttttttatttattaaatgtgtataaagttaataaaagtgaaattattTAAAATGACATTAACTAAGGGTTGTAGAGTTCAAGTCTTAGAAATAGTAAaagaaattatatattatatataataaggaATATTTTAGCATCACATGACAGGTACATTGGATTTTTCTTCCtcccttttcaaatatttttcaggaTTCAGTTAATATACTTGTTCTAAAAATACATAATAACATAATTGAATAAAGGCCTTTAAATTGTCTCTTTATTTAaggataaattattaaaatagcaTTCCAAAATTTATGGTACAACAATATTGAAATGTACGAACAATAGATaaagttctaaaaaaatttagaatatggtgaaaataactaaataatacAGGAAAGTTTTCACGTGTGTCAGACCATTTTAGACCATTTTAATGGCATATTGCTATGCCATGAAGCAGAACCATtgagatatatataaaaaaaagtttaaaggtATAGATGAATTGGCAAAATAATGTTATAGAATACGCAGAAGGATGGTGTAGTCAATTCTCTTTACCAATAGAAGCGTGAACTAAAATAAACTCTTTGACAATTACTTTGTTTGCACTTCAGGCTGTTTTTGTCGTTCTTCAAGTGCAAGCTAAATATTTATAGCTGATGAGATATCAGCTACAAGTGCAAGCTAATGGAAAGATTGGGCCATTTATTTTTGGTAAGTAGCGTTTCGGGTTATGGAGAATTTGAGAAAATAATAGGATCACCTTCCTTAAAGATCAGGCATAATACTGATAAGTTATAGGCTGAAGTTAAATAATTGACCGTTAGCAAAAGCTATTTTCTTTCGGTATAGTTTCTTCCCTTCATTCTTTTCTTCCATATGACCTTTAACAGGAGACCGGAAAATAATCCGGCCGACCACCAAACCACCGAACAGGAACGTGATCTCCTACAGCAAAGTATTAAAAAAGTGAGAAAGGGTGAGGAAGGATTTACTGGCACCTCCATCCTCACTCCAAGAGTTGAAGGCTGGATGCTGAAAGAATCGGAATCCGATAGAAGATCATATGCTAATATGGTCCGAGGAGATAACTCAGAAGATGAGATCGAGCTGAGAGACTCTGAAGATGACGACATGTCGAGGAAAGAAGGCAGCCAACCTGAAGACATCCCTAAAACAGAAAATGAAGAAGCAACAGATAAACATAACAATACAAGCAAATCAGCAAAGTGGTGGACTTGGGGGAAGGCCTTTTCAACATCCTGATCAGTGAAGCGCGTTAACTATGAAGACCTTGGTGGAGGTCGTTAATAGTCAAACTTCTAGGAAGGAAAATAGGCTATGCAGCCATGAAGAGAAGATTGGAAGCCATTTGGGACAGATTTAGTGGTATTGACGTTATAGATTTGGGAAATGATTTCTATATCGTTAAATTTTTGGCCCAGGATGATCCCGACCATGCTCTACTAGATGGTCCTTAGAAGATATATGACCACTACTTGGCTATTAGGCTGTGGGAACCAAACTTTAGTCCTCTTCTTACAACCATAGACAAGATCACAGCGTGAGTTAGATTACTTGGACTCCCTATAGAGCTCTATAATGACCAAATTCTACAATGACCGAAAATAAAAAACTTAGCAGATGCGGTAATAAACAATTCAGATTTGAGCTCATGTGGTCTACACATCCTGAATATGATGGTTTGCTTCAACAATATTGAAAAAATGATAATAACCTCATCAACAACCTCAACAACATCAAAACAGAACTCAACACTTGGAATAAGGAAACTTTTGGTAACATCTTTAAAACGAAAAGAAGGATCATGAACAGATTGGTGGGCATCCAAAGACATCACTGCTATGGGAACAACCCTTTCTTAGAACAACTTGAAACATCCCTCCAAAAGGAGCTTAATGATATGTTGGACAAAGAAGATTTTTTTGGCTACAGAAATCCAGAAAACAATGGATTACGGAAGGGAACAGAAATATAAGGTTCTATCATACAAAGACTATCATCAGAAGAAGGAAAAACAAAATTCTGAAACTTAGAGATCAGAAAGGCAAATGGATAGAAGAGGAGCAGCAACGGAAAAACCACATTATTGATTATTTTCACAATCTCTACAAAGAAGAGATAAATATAGCTCCTGTATATTCTCTAATAACTTCTTATCCTAATCTAGATCTCTCTACTTGCAAAAACTTGGAAGAAACTCCAACAGATGAGGAGATCAAAAGAGCCCTTTACAGCATAGGCTCACTCAAAGCCCCAGGAGAGGATGGGTTCCCTActgtttttttataaaaacaactGGGAGCTGTTGAGCAGAAAGACAAGTGACCATATAAAAGACTGCTGGAACAATCCAGAACATATCAAAGACTCCAACACCACCCTCTTGGCTCTTATCCCTAAGActtatgatgagtttggaaaactcttatttaatttaatgatgatcaaatattattaatataataaattacaaaattattaacttGATTTCTATTCATATAtgctaatttaaataattttgctatgcagattttgtggttagACCGAAAAATTGGCTAGCCCAACATGAATTCATACTCAGCCTTGATATTAATTTATTGTGATTATAATGGCTGAAACTATGATGCtaattgggccgaaaataaaagaaatatacaGCAAGcccaatttgattaaaaatatttagcattgatataaaattatttttcatcctTGTGGCTGAATATTTTTGTTATGAGAATGGGCCAAATTGGATTGTTTTTGCTACAAGATCCAATTATGATCTTTGCTAATAGACCAAGACTTGGTCCGAATTCATTAAGCAAAGAAAGCAAAGTTCTATGTTTCCAACGGATCCCGCCTCAATTTTGGtggatttcaaattcaattaaactTGAAGTGACTTGCAttgaaaatatgaaagagaaagagaaaagtgatCTGATGGCTTTAATGTAGCTTACATGCTACTACACAAAAGCTTGGAGAGTtgatcttaattaatttatttgtgaatAACACTCATTACTCATAGCTTTACTTTTTCTCCATTCTCTCTCTACTCTTTCTTCTTGTTTCGGTCATTACCCAGCATCCATGGAAGCTAAGCCTAGccaccaaaaagaagaaaatgcaagtaacaagaccatcacaatgatggcaagaaaaagaaaacaaaaagtatgctgtggctaagattctctttcacttatggtaagattttgtgaagagatcttggcttctccataccaaaaatggataAGGAAGAtttcggccagcaaggagaagATTTTTGGAATGGCTTGTCTCTACTTTTGagttcactcatcacagaaggtagctagggtggTTACGTGagggaggaagcaaaagtggagcagatgaagctatcatcatcatga
Coding sequences within it:
- the LOC112803163 gene encoding putative methylesterase 12, chloroplastic isoform X2; its protein translation is MGNRFTCMTKKETKDVGSRNKRMGRSQRKLVAEEDLHLQALSMALQQHQLSQRFEGSMSRRIGSTSSRRRNLSDSFSANKQVPEILENIKIKKFVLIHGEGFGAWCWYKTVALLEESGLLPVALDLTGSGIDLTDANSVTTLAEYSKPLTDYLVNLPDDEKVILIGHSIGGACISYALEHYSQKISKAIFLCATMVTDGQRPFDVFADELGSAEHFMKESKFLIHGNGKEKPPTGFMFEKEQMKGLYFNQSPSKDVALAMVSMRPSPLGPIMEKLSLSPNKYGRGHRFYIQTLDDRALSPDVQEKLVRENPPEGVFKIKGSDHCPFFSKPQSLHKILVEIAQIP
- the LOC112803163 gene encoding putative methylesterase 12, chloroplastic isoform X1, yielding MGNRFTCMTKKETKDVGSRNKRMGRSQRKLVAEEDLHLQALSMALQQHQLSQRFEGSMSRRIGSTSSRRRNLSDSFSANKQVQVPEILENIKIKKFVLIHGEGFGAWCWYKTVALLEESGLLPVALDLTGSGIDLTDANSVTTLAEYSKPLTDYLVNLPDDEKVILIGHSIGGACISYALEHYSQKISKAIFLCATMVTDGQRPFDVFADELGSAEHFMKESKFLIHGNGKEKPPTGFMFEKEQMKGLYFNQSPSKDVALAMVSMRPSPLGPIMEKLSLSPNKYGRGHRFYIQTLDDRALSPDVQEKLVRENPPEGVFKIKGSDHCPFFSKPQSLHKILVEIAQIP